A region of Lycium barbarum isolate Lr01 chromosome 3, ASM1917538v2, whole genome shotgun sequence DNA encodes the following proteins:
- the LOC132630831 gene encoding uncharacterized protein LOC132630831, with protein sequence MDRTDFKKILASSWTLSVNGSKMFQLGKNLKHLKENVRGLNSVLASYAQKHQQASQQLDITLAKMRSAPLAQTLIDTEKRLLADIRLWSNVEEQAPRKKSRALWITCGDSNSKYFHAQCKIRSSRNNITSVYDDMGKKIIEPHLVEKESGKILKTFSVTAVTLVQKFANPTLVKDYRPIACYTTMYKIIKKVLTNRIKEVIGTIVSPSQTVFIKGFPQKFMDWITVCVTSVSYSLVLNGGLTAPFQASGLQANIDKSSIYMSGVQPQLKQEILATLGFCEGTLPFTYLVVPLSSKKLTTAQCMPLVKKTSFYQVSGVCPSDILAQIFLLPKRIMKLINSICRSYLWTGDATISKKALVSWVKTCLLRAAGELNIMNLCLWNKATIVKQLWALSEKKDCFWIRWVHIYYMKNETVEECAIPSYATWVVKKIIEARKFELDAPAL encoded by the exons ATGGACCGCACTGATTTCAAGAAGATTTTGGCTTCTTCTTGGACACTCTCTGTCAATGGATCCAAAATGTTTCAGTTAGGCAAAAATCTGAAGCACCTAAAGGAAAATGTGAGGGGGTTGAACTCTGTACTAGCCTCTTATGCTCAGAAACATCAGCAGGCGAGTCAACAATTGGATATCACTCTAGCCAAAATGCGAAGTGCTCCATTAGCTCAGACTCTTATTGATACTGAAAAGAGATTGTTGGCAGATATCAGATTATGGagtaatgtggaagaacaagctCCTAGAAAAAAATCCAGGGCTCTTTGGATTACATGTGGAGATTCAAACTCTAAATATTTTCATGCTCAGTGCAAGATAAGGTCAAGCAGAAACAACATCACCTCTGTGTATGATGATATGGGCAAGAAAATCATTGAACCTCATCTTGTAGAGAAGGA GTCTGGTAAGATTCTAAAAACCTTTAGTGTTACTGCAGTCACATTAGTTCAAAAATTTGCTAATCCTACCTTGGTTAAGGACTATAGACCTATAGCATGTTACACTACTATGTATAAGATCATTAAGAAAGTCTTAACCAATAGAATAAAGGAGGTGATAGGTACAATTGTTAGCCCTTCTCAAACTGTATTTATAAAAG GATTTCCTCAGAAGTTTATGGATTGGATTACGGTGTGTGTCACCTCTGTTTCCTATTCACTTGTTCTAAATGGTGGACTTACAGCTCCTTTCCAAG CTTCAGGCCTACAAGCCAATATTGACAAGAGTTCCATATACATGTCTGGTGTGCAGCCTCAGTTAAAGCAGGAAATCCTTGCTACTCTAGGTTTTTGTGAAGGAACCCTTCCTTTCACATACCTAGTGGTTCCATTATCTTCCAAGAAGCTGACCACTGCACAGTGCATGCCATTGGTGAAAAAG ACTTCATTTTATCAAGTCAGTGGTGTTTGTCCTTCAGACATATTGGCACAAATTTTTCTCCTTCCCAAGAGAATTATGAAGCTAATTAATAGTATATGCAGGTCTTATTTGTGGACAGGAGATGCTACTATATCCAAGAAAGCCCTTGTATCTTGGGTTAAAACCTGCCTCCTTAGAGCTGCTGGTGAACTCAACATTATGAACCTATGCTTGTGGAACAAAGCTACAATTGTCAAGCAGCTCTGGGCATTATCTGAAAAGAAAGATTGTTTTTGGATCAGGTGGGTTCACATCTATTATATGAAGAATGAAACTGTGGAAGAATGTGCAATCCCAAGTTATGCTACTTGGGTTGTCAAAAAGATTATTGAGGCCAGGAAATTTGAGCTAGATGCACCTGCTCTTTAA